A portion of the Candidatus Hydrogenedentota bacterium genome contains these proteins:
- a CDS encoding PQQ-binding-like beta-propeller repeat protein, giving the protein MLEKREFDKSDFFWRLSTTVTIVSGLFSVIIFILLAVNYFQITRLDPVNHELLTELRQTYASLPEKDEALAQRIRDLDLITRRAFFTSQTFLQGGAWMMLITVSVFLIAFKNMIRWRPHLPELADVPTADKEFLAYAQSRHLITWAGVGLLFGGMMTAYFSESALTKEMVEAATSAASADGAAPADGAAPADPAAAPAGDAAAVPAVATVPPPTWEEMLVNWPSFRGPGSNGVAHFTTAPTTWDVDAGTNIKWKADLTLPGKNSPVFWGGKLYISAADETTREVYCYNADTGEQLWKQTVPNFPGTPAESPKDVMEDTGFAASTMVAHGDMAFAIFANGDLVAYKSDGTQAWGKNLGVAKNHYGYSSSLLAYDKLLYVQYDDSEKPRLLAFDTATGNEAWTVNRKKISWASPIFAKTNVGDHLILTSEKDVDGYNPLTGAPLWTVECLGGEVAPSAAYANGMVFAANEYAMANGITLGGTPEAVEATVTWEFDELLPEVSSPVGDGERFYYGTTVGDIVCLDAKTGENLWTQEVEDGIDASPILVGDRVYLADKSGIMYIFRASATYEELGKLKLGSASYATPAYLDKRMYVRTPEQLYCIEAP; this is encoded by the coding sequence ATGCTTGAGAAACGGGAGTTTGACAAGAGCGATTTCTTCTGGCGTCTCTCGACGACAGTAACGATAGTATCGGGTCTGTTTTCGGTCATTATCTTTATCCTGCTCGCGGTGAATTACTTTCAGATCACCCGGCTGGATCCGGTTAATCATGAGTTGTTGACCGAGTTGCGCCAGACTTATGCATCCCTTCCCGAGAAGGACGAAGCGCTGGCCCAGCGAATTCGCGATTTGGATCTGATCACGCGCAGGGCTTTTTTCACGAGCCAGACCTTCCTGCAGGGCGGCGCGTGGATGATGCTCATCACGGTTTCGGTTTTCCTCATCGCCTTCAAGAATATGATTCGCTGGCGGCCCCATCTGCCGGAACTGGCGGATGTGCCCACGGCGGACAAAGAGTTCCTGGCTTATGCCCAGTCCCGCCATCTGATCACGTGGGCGGGCGTCGGGTTGCTTTTTGGAGGCATGATGACCGCCTACTTCAGCGAGAGCGCCCTGACGAAGGAAATGGTGGAGGCCGCGACCAGCGCGGCGTCCGCCGACGGTGCGGCGCCCGCCGACGGTGCGGCGCCCGCCGATCCCGCGGCGGCCCCGGCAGGCGATGCCGCCGCGGTGCCCGCCGTGGCCACGGTACCACCGCCCACGTGGGAGGAGATGCTGGTGAACTGGCCCAGTTTCCGGGGACCGGGGAGCAACGGGGTGGCCCATTTCACCACCGCGCCAACCACCTGGGATGTGGACGCGGGCACGAACATCAAGTGGAAAGCGGACTTGACGCTCCCCGGGAAGAACTCACCCGTATTCTGGGGCGGCAAGCTCTACATCAGCGCGGCGGACGAAACGACGCGCGAGGTATACTGCTACAATGCGGACACGGGTGAACAGCTCTGGAAACAGACGGTTCCGAACTTCCCCGGTACGCCGGCAGAATCACCCAAGGACGTGATGGAAGATACGGGCTTCGCCGCATCGACCATGGTGGCCCACGGCGATATGGCCTTCGCGATTTTTGCCAACGGCGATCTCGTGGCCTACAAGTCCGACGGCACCCAGGCCTGGGGGAAGAACCTCGGGGTGGCGAAGAACCACTACGGCTATTCATCCTCCCTGCTGGCCTATGACAAGCTCCTGTACGTGCAGTACGACGATTCGGAGAAGCCGAGGCTATTGGCCTTCGACACGGCCACGGGCAATGAAGCGTGGACCGTAAACCGCAAGAAGATTTCCTGGGCCTCCCCCATCTTCGCAAAGACGAATGTGGGCGATCACCTGATCCTCACTTCGGAAAAGGATGTGGACGGGTACAATCCGTTGACGGGCGCGCCGCTATGGACCGTGGAGTGTCTGGGCGGCGAAGTGGCGCCGTCGGCGGCCTACGCGAACGGCATGGTCTTTGCCGCGAACGAGTATGCCATGGCCAACGGCATCACCCTCGGCGGCACGCCGGAAGCGGTGGAGGCCACCGTGACCTGGGAGTTCGACGAACTCCTGCCGGAAGTCTCCAGCCCGGTGGGCGATGGCGAGCGGTTCTATTACGGCACCACGGTGGGCGATATCGTTTGCCTCGATGCGAAGACCGGTGAAAACCTGTGGACGCAGGAAGTCGAGGATGGCATAGACGCATCGCCAATTCTTGTGGGCGACCGGGTGTACCTCGCGGACAAGAGCGGCATCATGTATATCTTCCGCGCCAGCGCGACCTATGAGGAGCTTGGGAAACTGAAGCTCGGTTCGGCGTCCTATGCGACCCCGGCCTATCTGGACAAACGCATGTACGTCCGTACCCCGGAACAACTCTACTGTATCGAGGCGCCATGA
- a CDS encoding carboxypeptidase regulatory-like domain-containing protein: MHADRLHTIVETDSTGRWMRIPNRPIPLDLAIVVEHPKYAPSVFNISPQRHTELSNHTAELKIERGCEVSGVTVDQLGKPVHRATLRVLLPISATREVLYWPILVPSRTDGTFDLRIPSKTTCNAHLLARGYREQSIELTAQALPLTLTLTPYEKLRGRIVDESELPVKNAEIELHPSDDEFWNSVEMSVSPDGWCAQSAGGETWSRKSDPDGIFGWLELENTRYDLTVKCEGYRDLVLALPTSDEIQTIILYRLPAE; the protein is encoded by the coding sequence TTGCATGCAGACCGTTTGCACACCATCGTGGAAACGGATTCCACAGGCCGTTGGATGCGCATCCCCAACCGACCCATTCCGCTCGATCTTGCCATCGTCGTAGAGCACCCCAAGTACGCTCCGTCCGTTTTCAACATCAGTCCGCAGCGCCATACGGAACTCTCAAACCATACCGCTGAATTGAAAATCGAGAGAGGGTGTGAAGTATCCGGAGTGACCGTGGACCAATTAGGTAAGCCTGTTCATCGGGCAACGTTGCGCGTGCTTCTACCCATCTCGGCGACCAGAGAAGTCCTGTATTGGCCGATTCTCGTCCCCTCACGAACAGACGGCACCTTCGATCTGAGAATACCATCGAAAACCACCTGTAATGCGCACCTTCTTGCGCGGGGATATCGTGAGCAATCCATCGAACTGACTGCCCAGGCATTGCCGCTTACTCTCACCCTCACACCTTACGAAAAATTGCGCGGACGAATCGTGGATGAATCCGAGCTTCCTGTTAAGAACGCCGAGATTGAACTCCACCCATCGGACGACGAATTCTGGAACAGCGTCGAAATGTCGGTCTCCCCAGACGGATGGTGCGCCCAATCCGCTGGTGGTGAAACTTGGAGCCGTAAGTCGGATCCAGATGGTATTTTCGGATGGCTCGAACTTGAAAACACTCGTTATGACCTTACGGTAAAGTGTGAGGGATATCGAGATCTTGTGCTTGCTCTGCCCACGTCCGACGAAATTCAAACAATCATACTGTACCGCCTGCCTGCGGAATGA
- a CDS encoding beta-galactosidase trimerization domain-containing protein, translated as MLSLPRATRHSAALLLALFALPQLAHAETHFIEAESFAPSEGWKTNTDSLLRKASRATTLSGADGPGDGVATATVTLETAGRFRVWVRSLQVAAWRGPFRASASAGGKDLGAVVVDLEPDPAVEDWNFVWKSFDADLPAGEITLSLAKHEQQNCSGYVRQVDCLLVTSDFNLVPDHVPFGPQTFLRVTVGNEMEQPVYLHFFADHYRDPWYSYHALGRATLHDATSVPEAELLAPGESSPWSNISPIVFQDSGVALDFSLRFTYQSMPDHMNARIEFGRADTPEGTVELVRAFDVDARPNGVVVVVPPNLDSPENVARLRRDAEFAEETGVRADAHPWPTIGKRPKRIPFLVSAHIGGYDLDVDAAVTAREQKTLNYFGFNGDYDRVLGGLWYMEDQSYCRPDVKQMGERVQAEVTKFHTSGRSLDDIAYCILMDEPAGQSAALMVKDEASRTAFTAWLRAQGLTPADLLVPDWDAVRPVEPAEREAFPALHYHTQRFRTVALGDFMAVQRGIIEAAYGRSFPTLVNFSDGAIYTANFYDQGVDYFELMNRDDQNALWSEDWANNASTYQCAAFNVDLMRAAARKRGQTLGHYLIAHAGRTAWDTKLKATSETARGVRLWMNFSYGPTWGSHEGGPAWKSHMWYNKPENWTANAEITREIGAVEDWLLTAEPAPAEVALLYSSSSDIWSLENSAFGFDRMHTWLALSHGQVPVDVVSEMDVAEGLLSRYRVCYLSGPNLTRAAAGKLAAWVQEGGTLFVTAGAAERDEYNRPLDTLAHLLPTLRGPLVTLEPWQSAGRFLTALSPRDTVTWDGETVDVLSVRQVQAPNAIATTLATFSDGSAAVVESPAGRGRIISTGFLPALAYIRGALAARASLEKAAPDTPRLKTSYNPLDFSTGLRERILVATGETRSTNLTCDTPLVDAVYLPCSQGALVALANYTLAPIDELTLRIRGADPVERVESIHHGKLDFEKTADGALRVSLPLGASDWLMITRTN; from the coding sequence ATGCTGAGTCTCCCCCGGGCGACGCGCCATTCCGCCGCCCTCCTCCTGGCCCTGTTCGCTCTTCCTCAACTGGCCCACGCCGAGACCCACTTCATCGAAGCGGAGTCCTTTGCGCCGTCCGAGGGCTGGAAAACCAACACCGACTCGCTGCTGCGGAAGGCTTCGCGGGCGACCACCTTGTCCGGTGCGGATGGCCCTGGTGATGGCGTGGCCACGGCAACGGTGACGCTCGAGACTGCGGGGCGCTTTCGCGTCTGGGTGCGTTCCCTGCAGGTTGCGGCGTGGCGCGGACCCTTCCGGGCTTCCGCGAGCGCGGGCGGAAAAGATCTCGGGGCCGTGGTGGTTGACCTGGAGCCGGATCCTGCGGTGGAGGACTGGAATTTCGTTTGGAAGTCGTTCGATGCGGACCTGCCCGCCGGCGAGATCACGCTGTCGCTGGCGAAACACGAGCAGCAGAATTGCAGCGGCTATGTGCGCCAGGTGGATTGTCTGCTGGTCACCAGCGACTTCAATCTCGTGCCGGACCATGTTCCCTTCGGTCCCCAGACCTTTCTGCGCGTCACGGTCGGAAATGAAATGGAGCAACCCGTATACCTTCACTTCTTCGCGGACCACTACCGCGATCCGTGGTACAGCTATCACGCCCTGGGGCGCGCCACCCTGCACGATGCGACGAGCGTTCCGGAAGCCGAGTTGCTCGCGCCGGGTGAGTCGTCTCCCTGGAGCAACATCTCCCCCATCGTCTTTCAGGATTCCGGCGTTGCGCTGGATTTTTCCCTGCGCTTCACCTATCAGTCCATGCCCGACCACATGAATGCCCGCATCGAATTTGGTCGCGCCGACACGCCGGAAGGCACCGTCGAACTCGTCCGCGCTTTTGATGTGGACGCTCGACCCAATGGCGTGGTGGTCGTGGTGCCGCCAAATCTCGATTCCCCCGAGAACGTGGCGCGGCTCCGCCGCGATGCGGAGTTTGCCGAGGAAACAGGAGTACGCGCCGACGCCCACCCCTGGCCCACCATAGGCAAGCGCCCCAAACGCATCCCCTTTTTGGTGAGCGCCCATATCGGCGGCTACGATCTGGATGTGGACGCAGCGGTGACGGCCCGGGAACAGAAGACGCTGAACTATTTCGGCTTCAACGGCGACTATGACCGGGTGCTGGGCGGCCTGTGGTACATGGAAGACCAATCCTATTGCCGTCCCGATGTAAAGCAGATGGGCGAGCGGGTCCAGGCGGAAGTGACCAAGTTTCACACGTCGGGACGCTCCCTGGACGACATTGCCTACTGCATCCTCATGGACGAGCCCGCTGGCCAGAGCGCGGCCCTCATGGTGAAGGACGAGGCGAGCCGCACGGCCTTTACAGCGTGGCTGCGGGCACAGGGCCTGACGCCGGCTGATCTGCTGGTGCCCGACTGGGATGCCGTGCGCCCCGTGGAGCCCGCCGAGCGCGAGGCCTTTCCCGCACTTCATTACCACACCCAGCGCTTCCGCACCGTGGCGCTGGGCGACTTCATGGCGGTGCAGCGCGGCATTATCGAAGCGGCCTACGGCCGCAGCTTCCCCACCCTCGTAAACTTCAGCGATGGTGCGATCTACACCGCCAATTTCTACGATCAGGGCGTTGACTACTTCGAGCTGATGAACCGCGATGATCAGAACGCGCTCTGGAGCGAGGACTGGGCCAACAACGCCTCCACCTATCAGTGTGCCGCCTTTAACGTGGACCTGATGCGTGCGGCGGCCCGGAAGCGCGGCCAGACCCTGGGCCACTACCTGATCGCCCACGCCGGGCGCACGGCCTGGGACACCAAATTGAAAGCCACCAGCGAGACCGCGCGGGGCGTGCGCCTGTGGATGAATTTTTCCTACGGTCCGACCTGGGGCAGCCACGAGGGCGGGCCCGCCTGGAAAAGCCACATGTGGTACAACAAGCCCGAGAATTGGACCGCGAACGCGGAAATCACGCGTGAAATCGGCGCGGTGGAAGACTGGCTGCTCACGGCGGAGCCCGCCCCCGCCGAAGTGGCCCTCCTCTATTCCTCCTCCTCCGACATCTGGTCGCTGGAAAACAGCGCCTTCGGCTTCGATCGCATGCACACCTGGCTCGCCCTGAGCCACGGCCAGGTCCCGGTGGATGTCGTCTCGGAAATGGACGTCGCCGAGGGACTCCTGTCGAGGTACCGCGTGTGCTACCTCTCCGGCCCGAATCTCACCCGCGCCGCGGCCGGGAAGCTGGCGGCCTGGGTCCAGGAAGGCGGTACCCTGTTCGTGACGGCGGGCGCGGCGGAACGCGATGAGTACAATCGCCCCCTCGACACGCTGGCCCACCTCCTGCCCACGCTGCGGGGCCCTCTGGTCACACTCGAGCCCTGGCAGTCCGCCGGACGCTTCCTTACCGCCCTGTCGCCGCGAGATACGGTCACCTGGGATGGCGAAACCGTCGACGTCCTGTCGGTGCGGCAGGTCCAGGCCCCGAATGCCATTGCCACCACACTCGCCACCTTCAGCGATGGGAGCGCTGCGGTGGTCGAGTCCCCCGCGGGCCGGGGGCGGATCATCAGCACCGGCTTTCTCCCGGCGCTGGCCTACATCCGCGGCGCACTCGCAGCCCGCGCAAGCCTGGAGAAAGCCGCCCCGGATACCCCGCGCCTCAAGACCTCCTACAACCCCTTGGACTTCTCTACCGGCCTTCGCGAGCGCATCCTCGTTGCCACCGGTGAAACGCGTTCCACGAACCTCACGTGCGACACACCACTGGTGGACGCGGTCTACCTTCCGTGTTCCCAGGGTGCGCTGGTAGCGCTTGCGAACTACACCCTCGCGCCGATTGACGAGCTCACCCTTCGTATCCGTGGCGCGGACCCCGTGGAAAGGGTTGAGTCAATCCATCACGGCAAGTTGGACTTCGAAAAGACGGCGGACGGCGCACTACGCGTTTCGCTCCCCCTCGGCGCAAGCGACTGGTTGATGATCACCCGCACAAACTAA
- a CDS encoding ferredoxin: MSERKKLDRRDFMRGAAAVAFTGATWAAVGEKTETKYWQLDPAKCTQCGRCTTHCVLTPSAVKCLNQFDICGYCDLCFGYLQPGSRNLDTGAENQLCPTAAIERKYIEAPYYEYKIHEDKCIGCAKCVKACLVFGNGSFYLQIRQDICINCNECSIAKSCPSDCFSEVPESNPYMFLTGDTHLAHPPA, encoded by the coding sequence ATGAGCGAGCGAAAAAAACTCGACAGGCGTGATTTCATGCGCGGTGCCGCGGCGGTCGCTTTTACGGGAGCGACCTGGGCGGCGGTGGGCGAAAAGACCGAGACCAAGTACTGGCAGCTTGACCCGGCCAAGTGTACCCAGTGCGGCCGGTGCACCACGCACTGCGTATTGACGCCGAGCGCGGTGAAGTGCCTGAACCAGTTTGATATCTGCGGGTATTGCGACCTGTGCTTCGGCTACCTTCAGCCGGGCTCCCGCAACCTGGATACGGGCGCGGAGAACCAGCTTTGCCCCACAGCGGCCATCGAGCGGAAATACATCGAGGCGCCGTATTACGAATACAAGATCCACGAAGACAAGTGCATCGGCTGCGCCAAATGCGTGAAGGCCTGCCTGGTCTTCGGCAATGGCTCTTTCTATCTTCAGATCCGACAGGACATCTGCATCAACTGCAACGAGTGCTCGATCGCAAAGTCGTGCCCCTCCGATTGCTTCAGCGAAGTGCCCGAGTCGAATCCCTACATGTTCCTCACCGGCGATACCCATCTCGCCCATCCGCCGGCATGA
- a CDS encoding DUF4256 domain-containing protein, producing MSKAKPTTKSLTPAQQSELLATLKTRFEKNPQRHKGIEWAAVQKKLEAAPEKLWSLNEMEQTGGEPDLVGQDKKTGEFLFYDCAAETPKERRSICYDPAALESRKEHKPIDSAIGMATAMGIEILTEEEYRALQELGKFDTRTSSWLKTPPEIRKLGGAIFGDFRYGQVFIYHNGVESYYAVRGFRGSLRV from the coding sequence ATGAGCAAAGCCAAGCCCACGACGAAATCGCTCACCCCTGCGCAACAATCCGAACTCCTCGCCACTCTGAAAACCCGCTTCGAAAAGAACCCACAGCGCCACAAAGGCATCGAATGGGCCGCCGTCCAGAAGAAGCTGGAAGCCGCGCCGGAAAAGCTATGGTCCCTCAATGAAATGGAGCAAACGGGCGGCGAACCGGATCTCGTGGGTCAGGACAAAAAAACCGGCGAATTCCTCTTCTACGATTGCGCGGCGGAAACGCCCAAGGAACGCAGAAGCATCTGCTACGACCCCGCCGCCCTGGAATCGCGAAAGGAACACAAGCCAATAGACAGTGCCATCGGCATGGCAACCGCCATGGGCATCGAAATCCTGACGGAGGAAGAATACCGGGCCTTGCAGGAACTCGGGAAGTTCGACACAAGAACCTCAAGCTGGTTAAAGACACCCCCCGAAATCCGGAAACTCGGCGGCGCGATCTTCGGCGACTTCCGCTACGGCCAGGTCTTCATCTACCACAACGGCGTGGAGTCCTACTACGCCGTCCGGGGCTTTCGCGGTTCGCTGCGGGTTTAA
- a CDS encoding 4Fe-4S binding protein, whose product MRYVSALIALVAATAVQGARAIELKFAPPDFETEYAMPYLFTPAPAGSNTWWESLILFAALSLTTYMVFKARSRRGLFAISVFSLLFFGFYRKGCICPVGSTQNVMAAVFLPDVGVSWVVVSFFVMPLLFSLFFGRVFCASVCPLGAIQELVAIAPIRINPALERVLGLGKYMYLGLATLGVATGAGFLICRWDPFVGLYRMGHSYNMLIAGALMLLVGVFIARPYCRFLCPYGVLLGWMSRFSKFHLEIPPSPCVECRLCEDSCPYNAIDMPTPRHLVEDPAVGKKRTRLLVFLAPVFILLGAVGGYLFHEPLSHIHPTVSLSERIAKEDRGIIKGEVYLESDTFRKESKTAATLHAEALAVTEKFKTGSALFGAFLALIISIKLIELSVVKKRTIFEPHKETCFSCGRCYPYCPVEEGA is encoded by the coding sequence ATGCGATACGTCTCCGCCCTCATCGCCCTGGTCGCCGCCACCGCAGTGCAAGGCGCACGCGCTATCGAGCTCAAGTTCGCCCCGCCGGACTTTGAGACCGAATATGCCATGCCCTATCTGTTTACGCCGGCGCCAGCCGGCAGCAACACCTGGTGGGAATCGCTGATCCTTTTCGCGGCCTTGTCACTCACGACGTATATGGTCTTCAAGGCCCGGTCGCGCCGAGGGCTCTTTGCCATCAGCGTGTTTTCCCTGTTGTTCTTCGGGTTCTACCGCAAAGGCTGCATCTGCCCCGTGGGTTCGACGCAGAATGTCATGGCGGCGGTGTTCCTGCCCGACGTGGGCGTTTCCTGGGTTGTTGTATCATTCTTTGTCATGCCCCTGCTCTTTTCCCTCTTTTTCGGTCGGGTTTTCTGTGCGTCGGTCTGTCCCCTGGGCGCCATTCAGGAGCTGGTAGCCATCGCCCCAATCCGTATCAATCCGGCGCTGGAGCGGGTGCTCGGCCTGGGCAAATACATGTACCTCGGACTGGCCACGCTGGGCGTGGCCACCGGCGCTGGCTTTCTGATTTGCCGCTGGGACCCTTTTGTCGGTCTGTACCGCATGGGCCACAGTTACAACATGCTTATCGCGGGCGCGCTCATGCTGCTCGTCGGCGTATTTATCGCGCGCCCCTACTGCCGCTTTCTCTGCCCCTACGGTGTGTTGCTGGGCTGGATGTCGCGCTTCTCCAAGTTCCACCTGGAAATCCCCCCCTCCCCCTGCGTCGAGTGCCGTCTCTGCGAAGATTCCTGTCCCTACAATGCCATCGACATGCCTACCCCGCGCCACCTGGTGGAAGATCCGGCGGTCGGCAAGAAACGTACGCGCCTGCTGGTATTCCTGGCGCCCGTGTTCATCCTTCTGGGTGCCGTGGGCGGGTATCTTTTCCATGAGCCCCTCTCCCACATTCACCCGACGGTGAGTCTGAGCGAGCGCATCGCCAAGGAGGATCGGGGTATCATCAAGGGCGAGGTCTACCTCGAGTCAGATACCTTCCGCAAGGAGAGCAAGACCGCAGCGACGCTGCATGCCGAGGCGCTGGCGGTCACCGAGAAGTTTAAGACGGGAAGCGCCCTCTTCGGCGCTTTTCTGGCCCTGATCATCAGCATCAAGCTGATCGAGTTGTCCGTTGTGAAGAAGCGCACGATTTTCGAGCCACACAAGGAGACCTGCTTCAGTTGCGGCCGCTGTTATCCTTATTGCCCTGTTGAAGAAGGAGCGTAG
- a CDS encoding PQQ-like beta-propeller repeat protein — translation MNMKFDINALDNNRKANLYAMAGAGTICSLAGIVSLILWLVSAPAIVVEVQVPGTDGLPDLSALQAKGPELSGVFAKGEGAPSDLPGIWSQFRGPNSDNIVLDGPPLAADWGSDGPKVEWALPIGDGYAAPAVYDGCVYLMDYDVEGRADALRCLSLADGKEVWRRSYEIKIKRNHGMSRTIPAVNEKYVVTMGPKCHVVCLDRATGDYRWGLDLQRDYGTVEPLWYAGQCPLIVDDAVILAPSGEEVLMMAVSCETGEVLWKAPNPRKWAMSHASIIPMTVLGRKMYVYSAIGGVAGVAADGPEAGKLLWDVPWDAKVVAPSVVHAGDDKIFVTAGYSTGSMMLRLKESGGAYEAEIVKRTSPEEGLACEQQTPIFHNGLLYAIMPKDAGALKGQFACFDTEGNLVWSSGNDNRFGLGPFLLADNKFYILDDDGKLTMIDASTKEFKKLGEAQVLQGHDAWGPLAIAGDRLLVRDMNNLACVNVGAA, via the coding sequence GTGAATATGAAATTCGATATCAACGCGCTGGATAACAATCGCAAAGCGAATTTGTATGCGATGGCGGGTGCGGGAACCATCTGCTCCCTCGCCGGCATTGTGTCCCTGATTTTATGGCTGGTCAGTGCGCCCGCCATCGTGGTGGAGGTACAGGTGCCCGGCACCGATGGCCTTCCCGATCTTTCCGCCCTGCAAGCCAAAGGCCCGGAGTTATCCGGGGTCTTCGCGAAGGGCGAAGGCGCGCCGTCGGATCTGCCGGGAATATGGAGCCAGTTTCGGGGACCCAATTCGGACAACATCGTATTGGACGGTCCTCCTCTGGCTGCGGATTGGGGCAGCGACGGCCCGAAAGTGGAATGGGCCCTGCCGATCGGCGATGGCTACGCGGCGCCCGCCGTCTATGATGGCTGTGTTTACCTGATGGACTACGACGTGGAAGGCCGGGCCGACGCCCTGCGCTGCCTTTCGCTGGCGGACGGCAAGGAAGTCTGGCGCCGTTCCTACGAGATTAAGATCAAACGCAACCACGGGATGTCGCGGACCATTCCGGCGGTGAATGAGAAGTATGTGGTCACCATGGGGCCGAAGTGCCATGTGGTATGTCTTGATCGGGCCACGGGCGACTACCGCTGGGGTCTTGACCTGCAGCGTGACTATGGCACGGTGGAGCCCCTCTGGTACGCGGGTCAGTGTCCGCTGATAGTGGACGACGCGGTCATCCTGGCGCCGTCCGGAGAAGAGGTGCTGATGATGGCGGTAAGTTGCGAGACCGGCGAGGTGCTGTGGAAGGCGCCCAATCCCCGCAAGTGGGCCATGTCCCACGCATCCATCATCCCCATGACGGTGCTGGGCCGCAAGATGTACGTGTACAGCGCGATTGGCGGTGTTGCGGGCGTGGCGGCGGACGGACCGGAAGCGGGCAAACTGCTGTGGGATGTGCCTTGGGATGCGAAGGTGGTGGCCCCGTCGGTGGTGCATGCGGGCGACGACAAGATCTTCGTGACGGCGGGCTACAGCACGGGCTCGATGATGCTCCGACTGAAAGAGTCCGGCGGCGCCTATGAGGCGGAAATTGTGAAGCGGACCTCGCCGGAAGAGGGGCTGGCCTGCGAACAGCAGACGCCGATCTTCCACAATGGTCTGCTGTACGCCATCATGCCGAAGGACGCGGGCGCGCTGAAGGGCCAGTTCGCCTGCTTCGACACCGAAGGGAATCTGGTGTGGTCCAGTGGGAACGACAACCGCTTTGGATTGGGCCCGTTCTTGCTGGCCGACAACAAGTTCTATATACTGGACGACGACGGCAAACTGACCATGATCGACGCCTCGACAAAAGAGTTCAAGAAGCTCGGCGAGGCACAGGTTTTGCAGGGTCATGACGCCTGGGGCCCCCTTGCCATCGCGGGTGATCGCCTTCTCGTGCGCGATATGAACAATCTGGCCTGTGTCAACGTGGGTGCGGCTTGA